From Halomarina ordinaria:
CGTTCGTGCGTTTCGGTGGATTATTGCCGACGCCCGGTGCACTACGGACACGTATGGAGGTGGTGCTCTGGCAGGTGCTCGCCGGGACGCGTGGGGCACCCAACCGGGCCCGCATCCTCCGGGCGCTCGACGAGCGCCCCCGCAACGCCAACCGGCTGGCCGAGGACCTCGACCTGGCGTACAACACCGTCAGACACCACCTCGCGGTCCTCGAACGGAACGGCATCGTCACCAGCGGCGACGAGGACTACGGCACGGTGTACCTGCCGAGTACGCGGGCGAGACAGCACTGGACGACCGTCGAGGACATCATCGAACAGGTGGAGACGTGAACCGCGAGATATTACTCACCCGACGCGCTAACTCCGACAGAGAGGAACTCCGATGGGACTGATGCTGGACGCGGCGCGCGTCGCGGCGGGAATCAACGTCGTGTTGTTACTCGTACTCATCAGTATCTGGGCCCGCAACTACCGCCTCGTCCGCTCCCGGCTGACGCTCGGGTCGATGGTGTTCGCCGGGTTCCTCCTCGCCGAGAACGCCGTCGCGCTCTACTACTACGTCGCCGGGCCGGTCATGCCCACGGCCGCCGTCCGCATCATGATGATACTCCAGTTGCTGGAGGTCGTCGGTATCTCCGTGCTCGTCTACGTCACGTGGCAGTGACCCCTCGAACGGCCCGAAGCGGGGACGGGTCCCCTCCTCAGGACATCGGGTCGTCCGTTATCGGGACGTTCCCCCGCGACCCCTGCGAGGAGTCGATGGCGTGGGGGCTGACGTCGAAGTCGAACACCTCCTTCGGGAGCGCCAGCGTCGCGCAGGCGTTCGGGACGTCCACGACCCCGCTCAGCCGACCCTCGACGGGGACGGTGCCGAGTATCATGTACGCCTGTTCGCCGCTGTAGCCGAACTGCTTCAGGTACTCGATGGCGTCGAGACACGCCCGCCGGTAGGCGACGTGCGGGTCGATGTAGTGTTGCTCGCCGTCCTCGGTGACGGAGTAGCCCTCGAAGACGACGTACTCCGAGTAGTGCGGCCCGCGGTGGCCCGGTTCGAAGATGGGGTGGTCGACGCCCAGTTTGTCCATCCCGTCCTTGATGACGTTCACCTCGATGTCGAGGTAGCCCGCCATCTCGATGGCGCCGCAGAACGTGATTTCCCCGTCGCCCTGCGAGAAGTGGATGTCGCCCATCGAGAGCTTTCCGCCGTCGACGAACACCGGGAAGTACACCCGGGAGCCGATGGAGAGGTCCTTGATGTCGCAGTTGCCGCCGTTCTCCCTCGGCGGGACGGTGCGTGCGCCCTCCTCGGCGGCCGCCTCGGCCTCGTCGTCGTCCATCGTCCCCATCACCGCGCCGTCGGTCGTCGGCGGGTTGGCGACGGGCGGTTGTTCCTCGCCGGTCGGGTGGTTGGGCACGTCGCCGTGGTCGGTGTCCATCAGCGACTGCTCGCGGGCGTTCCACTCGTCGAGGAGGTCCTGGGACGGGGCGGTGCCGATGAGCCCCGGGTGGACCTTCCCCTCGAAGCGCACGTCCGGGATGTGCCGGGAGGTGGTCTCCGTCCCGTGGA
This genomic window contains:
- a CDS encoding ArsR/SmtB family transcription factor; this encodes MEVVLWQVLAGTRGAPNRARILRALDERPRNANRLAEDLDLAYNTVRHHLAVLERNGIVTSGDEDYGTVYLPSTRARQHWTTVEDIIEQVET
- the fmdA gene encoding formamidase, which encodes MPETMIEIDLDSPPDEQPTPVHNRWHPDVPAAVSVDPGTRMRVECLDWTGGQISDDDNANDVRDVELQQVHYLAGPIEVEGAEPGDLLVVDLLDIGVLNERWEYGFTGIFSQQNGGGFLTDHFPDAGKAIWDLHGTETTSRHIPDVRFEGKVHPGLIGTAPSQDLLDEWNAREQSLMDTDHGDVPNHPTGEEQPPVANPPTTDGAVMGTMDDDEAEAAAEEGARTVPPRENGGNCDIKDLSIGSRVYFPVFVDGGKLSMGDIHFSQGDGEITFCGAIEMAGYLDIEVNVIKDGMDKLGVDHPIFEPGHRGPHYSEYVVFEGYSVTEDGEQHYIDPHVAYRRACLDAIEYLKQFGYSGEQAYMILGTVPVEGRLSGVVDVPNACATLALPKEVFDFDVSPHAIDSSQGSRGNVPITDDPMS